Sequence from the Mugil cephalus isolate CIBA_MC_2020 chromosome 20, CIBA_Mcephalus_1.1, whole genome shotgun sequence genome:
GGGTTTCTTTAAACGCTCAGTGCAGAATAACAAGCTTTACACCTGTGCAGAACAACAGAGCTGCCCCATGAACCTTTCCCAGAGAAAACGCTGCCCTTCCTGCCGCTTTCAGAAGTGTTTGGCTGTTGGGATGAAGAGAGAAGGTACAATAAACGTCCAGCACTTTCTCCACCGAAACACACAGGCGGTCTTTGTAATGGCAATCTGCTCCACCGCAACATGCTTTGTGTTCTAGTGACATGCAAGTTCTTTTGTGCCTTATCACTTATCTAAGAAGTCATAAACCGGTGCTGTAATGACCCAGATTTCACCTGATGACGTTCGTTTCGTGGAGTTATTACGAGCCCTCAAAAATGCAATGGAGTTTTATAGAATAATTATCTCTGGaattgtttttcttgtaaataaaataaagaaatgtattttatggTCTGTCATCAGCAGTGAGAGCGGATCGAATGAGAGGTGGCAGGAATAAATTTGGCCCTCTGTACCGGCGGGACAGGCAGATGAAACAGCAAAAGGTGACGAACACTGACCCCTACAGGATTAAGATGGAAACTACTCAAGCACGCTTCCCCCCGGCCTCAAATGACGTTCAAATACTAAGCAGTCACCCGAGCGATCCGTGTTCTTCTGGAGCTTTTCATCAGTCACACGTGTATTCTTCCGGCATGGTGCAGTCAGGTGAAACCATGCCCCTGGACTGCACCCGGAACACAAACAGAGTACCCATTTCCCCATCCTTGGCCTATCCTGGACTCTACCACTCCACCTTCCCTGAATACCCCCCGGAGAAAGGAGAACCGTCTTTCAGCTACAGCCCATCTCCCGCCAACTATCCAATGCATTCAACTTCAAACAATTCATTCACACCAGGAAGCACACCAGCGTCATCCCCCTGCTCAACGCCATGCTCAACCACCCCGCTCTCCCAGGGTCCCACGCAACCTCCAACCACCTCTCCGTCGGCCACCATTGCGCCCAGCTTCCTACACCAGCTCCTGGAGGGAGAGCCGGATGAGGGCCAGCTGTGTGCCAAAGTACTTGCCAGTCTGCAGAGAGAACAGGCCAATCGAGGCAAGCATGACCGCCTGAACACGTTCAGTATCATGTGCAAAATGGCCGACCAGACCCTGTTTGGGCTTGTGGAGTGGGCCAGGAACAGCGCACTGTTTAAGGAACTCAAGGTAACGAATCTGTTTGCATTTTGCACAACATACACTTTACTCAATACGAATCAGCTCGCGGAGCAGACCTGTGACATTTGCTCTTTGCGACATGTTGAGTGCAACCGCATGAGATCAGCTGTTCCTTCTGACAGGTGGAGGATCAAAtggtgctgctgcagagctgctggagtgagctgctggtcctggatcacCTCTGTAGACAAGTGACCTACGGCAAAGAAGGCTGCATATACCTGGTCACAGGACAGCAGGTAAAGCATAGCAGGAGACGTCGCGTTACAATCTTTAACACAATGACATGTCTCTGGATTGTCGTCATGCGATCATCTGCCTCATCCCATTCTGATGCAGATTGAGGTGTCAACCATCGTTTCCCAGGCAGGAGCGACTCTGAGCAGCCTGGTATCAAGGACCCAGGACCTAGTCTGCAAACTTAAGGCACTCCAGTTCGACAGAAATGAGTTCGTCTGCCTCAAATACCTGGTGTTATTCAACCCTGGTGAGCACTTCCTACGACAACCTTTATAATCTGTGTTCTTTTCTCTTGGTTTTGGTGCAGTCCATGCAACTTATGTTACCATTTCATacagtttatttgttcattttgtccCTGGCTTAGATGTGAAGTCAGTGCACAACCGCAGGCAGGTGGAGCAGACTCAAGAGAGGGTCAACAGGGCCCTGATGGAGCACACCCAGCGCAGTCACCGAGGACACTCGGACAAGTTTGGCCAGCTGCTTCTCCGGCTCCCTGAAGTACGCAGCATCAGCCTGCAGCTCGAGGACTATTTGTACCAGCGCCACCTTCTCGGAGATTTACCTTGCAACTCTCTACTTACAGAGATGCTGCACACCAAGCACAACTAAGAGGATGTCGCCGCATTCTCCCGTTCCAATGATGCAGCTAGTCATAGCACCTCTTCTTCTGCCTTTCAGACACGACAGCCCCTTTGACTAGTAAAGGGTGTTTTGTTGTGAATAAGCTACAGTCACAGAAGCGAGAGGGAAGAATATGTGACCCGGGCTCGTGGCTAAAGAGCAATGTTTGCTCATCCTGAGCTACGTTTTAGACAAGTGTCCCTCAACAGCAGTATTACAACAGCCAAAGAGCCCAGTAATTTTGTTTTAGTCAGTATTGCCGCAAGATTTGAGATCCAAGCACTACCGTGATGTTTTCAGCTTCACAACTCAAAAGgtagaaaatgaataaaaggaagttgtttctttattcattttcagttgtttctgtgtgtaagTACATATCCAaaaagcgtttaaaaaaaaaaaaagtactaataAATTGCACCGGTTTCTGGTCAAGCGTGTTTCTGATCCACCGAGTTtgctatttaaacctcaaacttcccaccagtcccttagaagtgaagaagctactcagatgagtggtgaaacgtcttcaagtacagttgcctttttttttaaaaaaaaacaacaactaaaaaacaaaagaaacaaaaaaaaaacgctttttggatatagcacgacctggatgactgaaaacttTCACAGACACTGTGTAAGTACATCATCCAATCATCCATCATCACACTGACGATAGCTCCACCTCAGAGAAGctctcatcagctgattttttttttttgtgcagaaaaataTTGTCTCCGACCATGAGCACCAAGTGACCCAAGTCTAACAACTTAAACAACAcgtatggaaaaaataaacacgagaatgaaaataaaaaaaaataaaaaacgagaGATGTGGATGATTTAAAAAGGATTTTATTCATCTGGTCCAGTTACCCAGGGTAGTCAGTTTATGAAATGGACATAGAACGATGTGCTGGCACAGATTCGAtaacagaaaagagaaggaaacatAAATGTTATGACAACATCTATGAAATGAATATGAGACTCATAACCTTAaccgaagaagaaaaaaaaaaaaagtagaaccTGAAACTAAACATCAAAATTTAAttcaaagcaaataaatacaccTCTGGAGGATGCGGGGGTTTCTAGGGGGAGAATTGCACAAAATCAACTTAACTACCATATACTACTCTTTACAAACACATAAGTACAAACATACACTAATTTCATATGCACTCCTCCACACACCTctaatcaatcttttttttttcttccccctaaTCACTGCTCAATATTTTTCCTGCACATCTGTATTGTAATCTCattcaaacaacacatttcttgGAGGCAGTCAGTGATTTGAAAGAATACGGCTGCACCCTGGCAGCTGTTGTAGTGCTAAGGACTgcaaaggaagagaaaaggggCTAATTTCCCACAGTTTGTAGTGACCACATCACGAGCAACTGTTGtgtcagtttttcttctcaGCATGGACACCGGCAAGGAAAGGAAGCAGTTTGGCATTTTTACATTCTCCCAGTTGTACATGAAGGAGTCTCTCGAGACTGTGGGGTAGATGAGGGCTGTTACAGTCCAGAATGATCCTTCAAGAAACCTACTGTTTATATGCcaggacacacaaacagggaATAATATAGTAGGAAACAGACTCCTAGTGACCTAAAGGATTTATTAATCCCCAGACAAATTCAGCAATGTCAGCTGTTTGACGTTTTCTAATCATTCTCATTCACTCGTTCTCATCTCAAACATACGTATCACAAATGCATAAGCAGCAGGCTAGCTTATTCGCAGCTTACAAAGGTCAACTTTCTTTTTACAAAtcattgtcaaaaaaaaaaaaaaatcaaaataatcaGCATTCATTATATATTAAATCAGCATTGATTATCGTTTTCACACAGAGCTGTATCCGAGTAATGATAAACATGATAAAGCCCTCCTTCATGTTCTTCAGGATTTGTTTTCAAGATAAGCTCAGATAACATTTCAATTCATCACATGTTGAAAATGAGAAAGCACGttaagaggaaaaaagtcaTATGaatttcattcttctttcagcGCTCAAAGGCTGAATTTCTCAATTTGTCcagcaaaaatgtcaaaattgtatttaaaaaaaacaaacaaaaaaaaaaaaacatccatatgTCTACAGCTGAAGGAAAGTAGGAGTGAAGGGGAGTGGAGGGCCCGAACTATGGTTTGGAACTTCACACTAGGTGTAGAGGTCCGCTGACAACCACAGTAGCCACCACCAGTGCAGCCCACAGAGGGACCAGCCACTATGGTATTTTCTGGTCCTAACCAGACTGTGAAAACACCCCTGAATGGAATGAGTGGCGAGTGTGTACCCTACATTCATATGAGAGCAGTGTTACCTGCAATTAATTTTCAGCTGAGATCTCCTATCAGGACTGAGAGCTGAACCACTAGCCCCAGcagagtggagagagagagagagagagagagccctggaagaagaaaaggcagcaaaaagaaaagcaagcgGAACTGAGAGGGGTGGTAACTACTTGTGCCAAAAATACTGTTGTACAGGCAAAGGCAGTGTGGTTGTCCCCTCGTTTTCTTACCTAAGAGTCGCAAAAATGACCCAGGCATGGCAGGGTAAGGCAAGGCATGAGGAGGCGAGGGAAAGAGAATTGTTCATCCTGACAGAATCAgtcaaattacattttacaatCTAGGTAGACCAGAAAGAGCCGCTCAAGACATAAACTACTGTAAATACATTGGCTGATTGGGTGAGTGATTGGCTCATTCTCTTGGCATGTGGAGTCGACATAATTCTTCTCAGAGTCCATGTTTACAGCTGGCCAAAAACCTAACCAGTCATGCTTTCAGCTGCTATTCTAACTAGGTAATGAACAAGTGCCACGTTGGGCAAAGTAAAAGTCAAGTTGGGAGCTGATTCCCTGAATGGTAACATTGCTAACCATCTTGGGTAAGTCTTTATTTGGGGGTGCCAAGCTTTTTGGGAGTCCCCGGGCGCTTTTGCCAAAAGTGTCCAGGGATGGTGAAGGCATCAACGCTCATGGACATGGTTTTGGACGGGATGACAGTGAACTGCTTGCGGTCTGAGCTGTACTTGTAGATGGACTCCACCATCTCCGGCGAGATGACGCGGGGGCCGATCCCAGTGAGCCGTGCCATCTCCTCAGTTTCGGGGTTCATGGTGTAGATTGCTCTGAATTGGCAGCTGGAATCTCTGAAGAGAATGAGGAAGTGATTGGCCGTGCTCTTCTCCATTTCCTGAAAGGGGAGACgcaaagaatgaaaaaaaaaaaaaaaaaacagttgagtGCGTCACTTTTAGCCCAGTAAGGGTGGACGACTTCACTGGACTCTGACACGGCAGCATGGCCTACCTCCAcaatcttgtttttctgtggttcATTGACCTTGCCAGCCAGGCAACAGCGAGTGATAGCATTATGGATGATGAACTTGTTGGACTTAAAGCTAGGCTCCTTGTACAGCTTTGGTCCTGCAAGACACAGCATTTCCAGTTGTCAGATAGCAAACAAAGCAACGCAGCATGCTGGATTCATTTTTATAACCTCTTAGTTTGAGGCATATCACTGACCTGTGTATTCTGGGATTGAGGCTGAGGATGAAATGGTGGAGCCATTCTCCCAGTCCCTCTCGCCGCTACGAGCGCTCATTCGTCCCGGCGACATTACCCGTGAGCGGGCGGGAGAGTGCGAACGGCTGGAGAGCGAAAAGAATTCAGCGAGAACAGTCAGTTATAGACCCTGAGGctgtgtgtatgttgtatgCACCTTTGCACCTGATAACACTGATAACAGCTAGCACGGTACCTGTGGTGTGCATACAATGATACAGActtaaaagatttatttatctctgtgGTGAAGATAACGCAATGCACCATCCCAGTGCCGGTTACCTGGGAGACTTTCGCATGTTTCCAGAGTCATTAGCCATTGAGGACAGGTTCATGGTTGAGTGGGAGTACACCTTGTTCAGCTTAGGGCCTAAAAGAGACAGAGCAacggaaaagaaaacaatcaaacacatgTCAGTGCAGGTGCGTCGCACGCAAAGACTTACAACGTTGGCTCAGGAATATTTACCCATGAAACCCTTGACGGGGCTGTGGGAGAGGACAGAGTCGTCTCTAAACACAGTCTTGGGTCTCTGCTTCTTGACGCCACGGACCGTGGTGGGCTTCTGCCTCAGGACCTTGTCCAAGTCTTCCATGATCTTCAGCTGGTGTCTCCTCTCATACTCCTGCCTCGTGAAATCTCCTCTGCGCTGCGGGGTGCCCTCTACTGGCGGGGTGCACGATGCTGGTGGGGTGCCAGGTGTCTGAGGTCTGTCTTCGCTCTTATTCCCCCAGCCTTCGATGATCATCCACTGTGGCTTGCTAAAAGTACAGGGAGATGCCGTGTAAAAGCTTTGTTTCAAAAACGACAGGAGATGATGCATCATACAAGCAATTCATTAAACAAAAGACAatcatttaatataatttaattacttatttGCATCAATTAACTGACTACACTGAAACGCTAACTTTACAAACctaaacacattaaatgaaaGAGCATCAATTCAACACACTTTAAACTGAAAAGAGTCTCActttgattctttttctttttcctgctcaAGTTTGcgtcttttcatttcctctgctcttttctgctgtttttccaaCAAAGCTGCTTTTTTCTGGGCCATCTCATCCTCTGTTCGATCCTTGTCatcctaaaaacaaacaaataaaaaggcatAAATGCACTCACCTTTCAAAAACccgttttaaataaaagcaattcACGTATAAACAATTCAAGAGTCAGTCACCAACCTTGAAAAAGAAACCAAGTCCGGGTTTCGCCTCCAGCTCTGTCCGATCACTCATCGAATCAGAGAGAGCATCAGGCACTTGGTCGTCCTCGTCCGCATCTCCTTGCAAGGCAGAAAGCGAGATTTCTATCAGGCTACCGCGTTTGCCGTTCAACATCCCTGCGGGGACATCACTCTCAAATGAGCACTCTGACGGGGCACCAGAGCTGAAGGCCCCACCTGTAACCCGTTCCTTCTTAACCATAGGATCATGGGAGGGGCCCGCCTCGAGGTCCATGCTGAATATACTTTGTCCGTCAATGGAGCCCATTTCTGACAGGGAGTCATCTGCAGCACAATGGCGAGCGGGGGTAGGAGTCTGAACAGGGGTTGATGCAGGGGTCAGAGTAGGCGTGGGGACTGGTGTTGGTCCATATGACCGCATCTCATCTAGGCCGTCAGTGTCACCGATGGAAAACGAGGACGAAGTCTGGACTTGTGACTGAAGGGGATTTACGCGTCGCAGATGGGGGATGCGGTCAACATTTTGGGGTGGGTTGAGAACCCTTGACAGGGTCGGGACCTTAATGTCCATGGGACGACTATGCTTGGGGCTTTTGGGGGGTGCAGACTGGGCTCTTCGATGGACCTGTGGAGACTTTGGAGGAGTGGCGTAGTTTGAGATTTTGCGGGATggggacggagaggaggaggctgaattTAAATCTCGGGTGGATTCTCGGGACAAACGTACAGGGGGAGGGGCTGGGGTGGAGGCTTTAGGGCTGGCTGGAATAACCCAGGATTTGTTGCTGGATGTCGGGGTTTTCTTTTTGATTAGGTGATTCTGCTGCTCAGTGAGCCGCTGCATGTCACTTTGCAGCGAGCTGAGAGCTGCCGTTAGCTTGGACACAGCATTGTTGTAGTCCCCTAAAGGAGCTGCCGTTTTTTCACCAGGTATGCCGGAGCTCTTCTCTCCTGGTGTAGCTGCTTTTTCTTTGGACTGACTGGCCTGTTTGTTGAATCCTTCTTTAAAACTACCCCCATCCTCCACCGAGGGGCGTTCCTCGtcctgttcttcctcctccattcgAGCTAGCCTTTCCTCTAGCGTCAAGTGATTGAGGTCTTCTTCTGTCGATGAGGTACTGACCGTGCCATTCCCTCCCTTCCCATCACCCTCATGCTGTTCCTTCTTTAACTGCAGAAAGGCACTCTTCCCCAGTCTTTGACGATGCTTTGCAAAAATGGCCTCAATGCGTTTCTTCTGGGCTTCAATAGCTTTGCGTTTTTCTTCAAGGCGAACCCCCAGCTCAGACACCTCATTATTCAGTTGTGGGCTCTTGCTGGGGCTTTCTTCAGACTTTTGTGCCCATGAAGTCATCTGAGGCTGATCGCCAGATTTTGGAGAATCCATAATTTGCTTCTTTTTACGTTCGGCAAAGCTGGTCATCTTAACACCACTGTCAGCCACCTCTTGGCCTCGAGTAGAGTGTGCGCCAGCAGCTGGGGTGGCCGGAGTGGAGTGAGCCTTAGGCAGGTCTTCGGACGCATCTGAGTCCACACTGCCGTCTCTCAAGACCGAGTCATCATCTCGTGAACATTCAGAGGTTTTTCTGTTGCGAGGGGACTCCCTAGACTCTCCGTTAGGTCGGTACATCATTCCTGAGCGTGTTGGGGCCGAGCAGCTGATGGGTGCCAAGTTATATCTAGAACTAGCAGGGTCATCAGGAGAGTGGAGGTAGAAGCCGTCAGGAGCACCATCAGGGTGTAAACGAGGCTCCATCTTGCTTTCGTTGTGGATAATTTGGAGAGCCTCTTCGATAGTAGGCAGCTCTCCTGTTTCACTTGGTCCGAGGCCGTTCTCCTCTGTCATCCTTGGAATATTGGGAGTCTGGGTGGCCCAGGACGCTCGCTGTGGACCGTTGGGTCCAGGGGGTTTGCTAAGCAAATGGCTGATGTCTTCAGGTGGGGTGTAGGGCAGCCGGTTTTGGCCTGCTGGATTAAGTTGATCTGAGCTCATGGAGCGGGTTATCACAGGGTTGCCCATCACAATGTCCACATCACTGTCCAAACCGAAAGGAATGCTGAAGGATACTGCTGACAAGGGCCGGCTAAAGAGAAAGAGGCGAATATGAACACAATATctacacattaaaaatacagtttttaaattgtgctcAATACATGGGTCGTACCTGAGAGGTTTCTTGGTCCATGTCTTTCCAACTCCTTCTATATGAGACATTGAGGTAGACTGAGTCAAAGATCCTGAGTACAATgggacacacagacacgtaAAGGCATGCAAACCACACGGGGATGCACAAATCAACCACAAAATACACCACTGAAAGAAACAATGTACACACAAAACATCaaatagcaataaaaataataaaatagaacagTACACAACACGCacttaaaagacaaacaaggtTTCAGGGAAACAGGTGATTGTAAAATGAGTCAGTGGCTTAATGACAGGGCACAGTCATACCTGACGCAGTGGAGGAAATGGGGAGGAAAGGCCTCTTGAAGATAGACGGGGAGGTACTGCAAAGCGTGGTAAAACCCTCTTAGTTCAACAAAGTATTTGATTAAATGACTgtgaaacaaaatgacattCAGAGCTCTTCTATACCTGTTACCACTCAAAGTAGTTGGTGTTACTGGTGCAGATCcatctgccaaaaaaaaagaattcccCAAGTCAGATCACGTCATGGATATTAAACATTGTGAGGTCagtggacacacaaacacaaaggagtGAGACTCACCTAGCGTGTCTATTGGCTGAACAAATTCTGGCCTTTGTATTTCAAACCAGCTGAGCAGTTCTGACAGGAAACTTAGCAAGTTGAGCTAAACAAATCACACAGAATAAGTCGGTCAGTAAGAAGACatcactgtatttttgttaACGTGCTAAGTCGACTGATGATTGGGAGTTTTAAAGTACCTGAAGCTCCTGTGGTGTGTACAGCATGTCCTCCAGTTGCAAGTGACAGCAGCTCTTTAGACAGCTGTCACAGAATTCACGGATGAACAGCAGGTTGTATAGGCTATCTGCTACTGACATGGAATCCTTCATACAAACATcttacagagagacagagagagaaataactGATGTAAGCAACTGACGACCTAAAACGCATTTCTAACGTTACATGACATCGATGTTTGAGGATACCTTCAAGTCTCAGCAGCCCAGGGCAATAGTAATGTATGACAGCCGCAACAGCACAGCCACTGGACAGGTCCTTAACTTCATTCACTACTGGAAAGATGGGCTTTAGTTTGGACTGAATTTTATCCTTCCTGTAGCgaagctataaaaaaaaaacataataaaaacacaaataagaaaacGTGACCTCAATAGTACTGtaacatatttgaaatattagTTAACTGCACCAAAAAACCATCATGAAACTCCATGTTTTCCATGCGTGGATACTCTCAGTTATACACACAATGTGATGCTCAAACAGGAATTAGAAGATACATGTGCCAAATAGGACAAATAAAGGTCATGCTAAAGTCATGAGAGAATAGGTGAACAAAGGCAGACGCAAAGGGAGTGAGTGAATCTGAGCGGAGGAAGGAAGCTGAGAGAAGGACGGTTCTGTCGGGAGAAAGTGGGTCACGTGAGAGTCtcaggaggcagagagaaatCAAGAGAGCCCCGGTCTCACCGAGAGAGAACCGGTTTCAGGTACAGCTACAGTATACGGACAAACAAGGCGACTGTCTGGCAGGAACCAGCCGACTCAAAggctgtctctgtgtttgtgagcaGCTATGTGAACACACATCCTGGTCACACATCAAAGGAACCAGTCGTACATGGCAGCGTCAACGGCCAGCTAGAAGACAGAGTGTGATTCATGCACCGCTCCTGTGGGCACAACAATTCCTCTCACACCCCATGTCCCACCGCACTCTACGCTCTATTTATGCCGTTAGGTGTAAATTAACACACGCTAGGATGCGACGCGCGATGCATTCTCACACCAGTTTACAGGGAGAAAACACACCTGACCACCAGATATTTGCAGATACATTTGATGAAGACactggagggatggagggacatggggaggaagcagaggaaaggagggaacTTACAGGAACAAGCTTCCAGTACCAGCGAGTAGGACACTGTCAGAGAAGAACAAGGACAGCAAATAGAGAAAGACAGGGAAATGGAGAACAGGAGCACAGGGAGAGGTATTAAGCCTACAGTGGAAGAACTAgacaaacaagagaaagggTTTTGATGACAGTACTTTCTTCACATGATAAGACAAGCTTGTTGACAAAGCAATGCAGCTGCCTGTGGTTTCACTGTGTCACGGTACTAAACTCTAAACCAACATAATGTGCTGTACAGAATAGTGCAggtttgtttgactttttcaaCCAAACCTTAACGGAGCAAAAATAGATCTAATTATATCTGTAACCAGGGTCTGCTGGGGAGTGAATGCAAGGGCACAGGATACTCCCAGTGCATAAAACAATACCAagtaataaatgacaaaaatagaaaataataaaatctgataGAGGTGGCACAACCTCCTGTGTTTACTATTTCAGGCCAACTAGGTGGCTGCAAAATGGTGCACAGATACCGTCATTATTTAAACCACAGACACTGACTTCTAATCAGAACTGAcattaagcttttttttaaaaaaaaaatcataacatATCATCAAAGgccataaaaaaaactgtataataTAATTTCTCAACCTTTATCAAGCAaggaatattttcaataaatacTTCCATTTTATTCGATTTTAGAAACTGTTATTTCAGCAGAGGTACCA
This genomic interval carries:
- the nr5a5 gene encoding nuclear receptor subfamily 5, group A, member 5, whose protein sequence is MDPPGYHPERLQPTVHHLGNYPEDLVTLVGSSASQELKTEVDSRPDLVESCPVCGDKVSGYHYGLLTCESCKGFFKRSVQNNKLYTCAEQQSCPMNLSQRKRCPSCRFQKCLAVGMKREAVRADRMRGGRNKFGPLYRRDRQMKQQKVTNTDPYRIKMETTQARFPPASNDVQILSSHPSDPCSSGAFHQSHVYSSGMVQSGETMPLDCTRNTNRVPISPSLAYPGLYHSTFPEYPPEKGEPSFSYSPSPANYPMHSTSNNSFTPGSTPASSPCSTPCSTTPLSQGPTQPPTTSPSATIAPSFLHQLLEGEPDEGQLCAKVLASLQREQANRGKHDRLNTFSIMCKMADQTLFGLVEWARNSALFKELKVEDQMVLLQSCWSELLVLDHLCRQVTYGKEGCIYLVTGQQIEVSTIVSQAGATLSSLVSRTQDLVCKLKALQFDRNEFVCLKYLVLFNPDVKSVHNRRQVEQTQERVNRALMEHTQRSHRGHSDKFGQLLLRLPEVRSISLQLEDYLYQRHLLGDLPCNSLLTEMLHTKHN